ACTCCTACAGGGTCCGCATCCAAAAAATAGTAACACATGCACGTTGTGATGCACCGAATTTCTTAGAGAAATCGTTAAAACGTCCTTCGCATCAAAGCGCAGGAAAAAGCTCAATGCTATTTGATTGCCTTTGTGCATATCACAGACTAGGGACGTCAAGCTACGAAATGCTTCTATTagttcaacacacacacacacacacacaacgacTGTGGAAGTATCTGCATATGTAACAAGGTGCTTCTCCAGTTAGCCATCCACAATGCATAATATATCTCCTCACGTCATCTCATCTCTAAGTACCATTTATCACGCCCCGGGCCTTCCTGCTGTAATGAGGACTGCAGAGCTCCGGTTTACATTCAACGCTCTCTGCATTCACAATTgaaactcttcaaaaaaaaaaaaaaaaaaattcttctgccATTGAAATGGAAGGTGGTGAGGGTACCTTCAGAAGAATGCCAACCCTACCCCGTTAAATCTGATTGGTAAAAGAAGCAGGGCCGCTGGGCTGCTGGCCAAACTCATCCGAGGATGGCCCCAAACCCGCCTGCTGGCTGTACCCCCCGCTCGACCCATAGCTGTCTTGATTGTACCCGCCTTGGTTGTAGCTACTGGAGCGCTTCTCCATGGGGTCTGAAAGGTATCTCTGTCCTGAGGAATGCCAGCCGGTCTCCTTGAAAACAAACCAGATGTTTCCAGCCCACAGGATAAAGTTCAAGAATCCGAAGACCTGAAGGAGAATCAGACCAAATGAGCTGACAGCCTGGCTGGAAACCCCggaaaaaataaatctcaattTCAGAAAAATCCTTCACAACACAAAAGGTCCCTCTTCACCTCAGTGTGGAGGCCTCTTCCAGTTTCCCATCTGGAATCACTATTTCATTTAGAGTATCTGACTTTTCATGAAGGCTTACCACATGTTAGGCACTGCATAAAGGGCTTTATGTGTATCCATTCATTTAGTCAGAGAAGGTGCTATTATTATGCCCACATcaaagatgtgaaaactgaggttcTGCAAAGCTAAGGATCTCATTCAAGGTCACGTGACATGGTAAGTAGTAGACCTGGGTCATGCCCTGTTCTATCTGACCCCACAGTCTGCGCTCCTACCTCATCCCTCACTGTCTCCCCCACTGAGGCAATTCCCACGGTGTGTAGGTATCTTCAGGGGACACAGGGTTGAGTACTTTCATTTTAATGATCgtctctccctttccccagatGCTACTTGGTTTCTAAAACAAGAGATGCTCAAGAAGAACCTGGAAATCAGGGAAACGTAAAAGTAAGAACACAAACAAGGCGTTGCTGTGGGCCTGTTTCTAAGGAGCCGTGATGTCTTACTCTCTTGTCATCACAGAGCTACCACAGACCTCTTGGCTGGCACATTTTGGGGGCACATGGGCCTTTGAATCTTTTCTTGTCATTTTGTTGCAACTGAAATCAGAGTAAGGATTTTGATTCTAGCTCAGATGTGGGACAAGAGAGAGACTGAAATAGACAGCGCATAGTGAGAGAGAATGGGGAGAGGACATCTGATTATCCGCGAAGATGAATCAAGTTTGCTTGCAGTGAAGCTGGAGCGACAGAAGCACACATTACGGATGGCGAGTCAGTTTCTGTTACTTACAACCCAACCGTTACACCACACACGGACCTTGTTACCAGGAGTGgcgtacaaaaaaaaaatggattttaagGATATGAAGATCATCTTGTTTCAGCCAGTTTAAATTGAGTTTTCTGTCACTAGGAATTGGAAGACACTAACTGATACAGATCTGTAACCAGAACAGCACCAGATCTGTCCTTTCACAGATTTATTTGGTTTCTATCCATGCTTCTTTTGATTTTAAGAGACACGTCACATTGTTTGTCATTCAGATTTCACATCTCCTAGCCTAAACCTTATTAGAGGCATCAGGAGCAGAATGAGATGGACTGGGCAGGATGTCAATTTACTAGAAGAACTAACGAGCACACTGAATGATTTTATCTGTCTTCTCTTAGATTCTGTGATCAGGGCTACAATAACTTTCAATTAGGCACAAACTACACAAGCAGTAGAACACATTCTCATCTATACCTCGAAGGATTCATCCACAGGTGTggccagaaataaataaaaattactgtgaGACCTTAATACAGAGTTTATATATTTCAATCTTTACTATCTTAGCAAGGCGAGATTCACTGTAAAATCACCAATTGCTGATCAGCTACCCGTTCCCCCTTTCTTAAATGCCTTCTCAGATTAGATTCCAAAAAGCTGCAGAAGCATAAGTTAATCTTGAAGCCAAGATAATTATTGCTAAGGGCTGCCAAAGACTGACATTCCTTCATCAGACCTCGTTGGACCGTCTATCCTTCGTGCTCTTTTGCTACCATTACAGCTTCTGTCTCTCAGATACAGTTTCTTTCATACAGTTTCTTTGGAATAACACAAGTTCTGACATTCATAAAATAAGAATCCAACTTAGTGGCCCTGCTATCTGTCGGATTTTCTGTCTGCCTGTAAGAGGCATACACTTGATAATATTTGACTTTGTTCAACTAATATAGTTCAGCTTTTCCAAAGTTATCAAGCAACTCAACCAGGAGCATagagaagataaaaaaaattactttaactATTATGACTATTTTTCAtaccttgcattttttttttttctgtactctaCCGGGTCTGCGTATTTTTCTGCAGACAATCAACTGAATGTACTCTAACTATGTGTGGCTGGAACAATGTTTTCTTCCCAGGAAACCTCTTCTCCCatcaaatattccttttcatttctggcAGACTTCAGCCTGAAAGTTCAGATTTTATATATCTGCTTCCGGCTAAGAATTTTGACTTGACTGTCATCCAGGCAACAGCTGCCAGTATCTGCTGGGTTCTTATTAAGAACTCTAATTGGCAGCATTAAAGCCTACGGTTCTGGCCATAGAAAACCGGAAGGCCACAGGAGCGTCTGGCATGTGGAGTGAACGGGCCACCTTTTAGATCGGGCTAGTTTCAGAGGCAAACATTTCCAAGATGCCTCCTGAGACGTTTTTCTGATTGGCAGACAAAGATCTGGGAGGTAACGTGTAGAGGGCAACGTACCACAGAAGTGTTCAGGCTGGACATCACAGGGCTGTGGACCGCCATGCATTTGTTGGATGGCTGTTTGCAAGCGGACATCAGTAGGAGAACTTCTTTGGGATCTGTAGCGACCTTGACATCAGACAGCCCTTTGGCCCAAGCTGACGAACCCACCAGCCACAAGAACGAAAAGACCACAGTGACGATGAAGTCCTACAGGAACAGAAAGATAACACAGGAAGAAGAACGTGAACTTTAGAAACAAATCGATGTGTTTATACAGCCCTTTGGTTTGCCTTTTGGAAAATTCCAAGAACGCATAGCATTGGAAccataataaaaaacaaagtttgtgATATtatatttctagaaaataaataatagtaatattaatgAATGCTTACTATGTTTCTGataatggggtggggtgggggcagtgggagtCACCACCCAAGACTCAGCAGACCACGTTTTAACATAGGACGGtttaaggggagggtatagctcagtggtagagtgcatgcttaaaatgtacaaggtcctgggttcaatccccagtacctccattaaagtaaataaaaattcatttttaccctcctccaagtaaataaataacatagGACAAGTTTTCATATCTACTGTGTTTATGTTTCACTAATATAAAAATGTTGCATCTGTTTACCTagaataataaaaacacagaTCTGGAAAGGAAAATAGTAATTTCCAGCagaaatagactttttaaaattctaaacgaTAAGAGCCTCAAGCAGAAAACTTGGCATATGTTTCTTTCCCACCCA
The genomic region above belongs to Camelus bactrianus isolate YW-2024 breed Bactrian camel chromosome 17, ASM4877302v1, whole genome shotgun sequence and contains:
- the SYNPR gene encoding synaptoporin, which translates into the protein MDPVSQLASAGTFRALKEPLAFLRALELLFAIFAFATCGGYSGGLRLSVDCVNKTESNLSIDIAFAYPFRLHQVTFEVPTCEGKERQKVALIGDSSSSAEFFVTVAVFAFLYSLAATVVYIFFQNKYRENNRGPLIDFIVTVVFSFLWLVGSSAWAKGLSDVKVATDPKEVLLLMSACKQPSNKCMAVHSPVMSSLNTSVVFGFLNFILWAGNIWFVFKETGWHSSGQRYLSDPMEKRSSSYNQGGYNQDSYGSSGGYSQQAGLGPSSDEFGQQPSGPASFTNQI